Proteins encoded together in one Streptomyces umbrinus window:
- a CDS encoding molybdopterin-dependent oxidoreductase, giving the protein MSQSLAAARTAAGPVAELVLAGDPDRPARMTVPDLLARPQHEAEVSFECATSGIRHHRFTGPLLHDVLTAGGPAFAPARKDRLRFLIAVSSRDGHHALLSWAEIDPDFGRAPVLLAVGIDDTPLDREGPQLVLPQDRCGARHISAIDTIRVDGGYTPWT; this is encoded by the coding sequence GTGAGTCAGTCCCTCGCAGCTGCCCGTACAGCCGCAGGTCCCGTGGCGGAACTGGTGCTCGCCGGTGATCCGGACCGCCCGGCCCGGATGACGGTGCCCGACCTGCTCGCCCGGCCGCAGCACGAGGCCGAGGTCAGCTTCGAGTGCGCCACCAGCGGTATCCGCCACCACCGCTTCACCGGACCGCTCCTGCACGACGTACTGACGGCCGGAGGCCCCGCCTTCGCCCCCGCCCGCAAGGACCGGCTGCGCTTCCTCATCGCGGTGTCCAGCAGGGACGGCCACCACGCGCTGCTGTCCTGGGCCGAGATCGACCCCGACTTCGGCCGCGCGCCGGTCCTGCTCGCGGTCGGCATCGACGACACCCCGCTCGACAGAGAGGGACCACAGCTCGTCCTGCCCCAGGACCGCTGCGGCGCCCGGCACATCAGCGCCATCGACACGATCCGCGTGGACGGCGGCTACACCCCGTGGACGTGA